A single genomic interval of Cytophagales bacterium harbors:
- the rsmH gene encoding 16S rRNA (cytosine(1402)-N(4))-methyltransferase RsmH: MTNQSTYHQPVLLRESIDGLEVKPDGIYVDLTFGGGGHSQEILKRLKRGRLFAFDQDADATKNSEKLFKSDIAAIDNFFIFVHANFRYLRRFLNYHGVEKVDGILADLGVSSYQIDTAERGFSTRFDGMLDMRMDRSGKMGDGRWKSEVTAEKIVNEYPVERLHKIFGMYGEIRNAKTLAEIIIKERHNKPIKTTADLKNATSSCIRKGKEHKYLAQVFQALRIEVNDELTALKEMLVQAPSVLKKGGKIAITSYHSLEDRLVKNFFKKGKFYGEADKDIYGNENVPFSPINKKPIIPSEDEVKNNNRARSAKLRIAVRL; this comes from the coding sequence ATTACTAACCAATCAACATACCACCAGCCTGTATTATTAAGAGAAAGCATTGATGGTCTGGAAGTAAAACCGGACGGCATTTACGTTGATCTTACTTTTGGGGGAGGAGGGCATTCACAGGAAATATTAAAACGATTGAAAAGGGGACGTCTGTTTGCCTTTGATCAGGATGCAGATGCTACGAAAAATAGTGAGAAACTTTTCAAAAGCGATATTGCTGCCATTGATAATTTCTTTATATTTGTGCATGCTAACTTTAGGTACCTAAGGCGCTTTTTGAATTATCATGGCGTAGAAAAAGTCGATGGTATCTTGGCTGACCTCGGGGTTTCTTCATACCAGATTGATACCGCTGAACGTGGGTTTTCTACAAGATTTGACGGGATGCTTGACATGCGGATGGATAGATCAGGGAAAATGGGAGATGGAAGATGGAAGAGTGAAGTTACGGCAGAGAAAATTGTAAATGAATATCCTGTAGAAAGATTACATAAGATTTTTGGCATGTATGGTGAGATCAGAAATGCAAAAACATTAGCGGAAATAATAATTAAAGAAAGGCATAATAAACCCATTAAAACAACAGCAGACTTAAAAAATGCAACCAGTTCGTGCATTAGGAAAGGTAAAGAGCATAAATACTTAGCCCAGGTTTTCCAGGCGCTTCGCATAGAAGTAAATGACGAGTTAACTGCCTTAAAAGAAATGTTGGTACAAGCTCCCAGTGTGTTAAAAAAAGGGGGTAAAATTGCAATTACTTCCTACCATTCGCTGGAAGACAGGTTGGTTAAAAATTTCTTTAAAAAAGGAAAGTTTTATGGAGAGGCAGACAAAGATATTTATGGTAATGAAAATGTGCCTTTTAGCCCGATAAATAAAAAACCTATCATCCCATCTGAGGATGAAGTAAAAAATAATAACAGGGCAAGAAGTGCGAAGCTAAGGATAGCTGTGAGGTTGTAA
- a CDS encoding tetratricopeptide repeat protein has protein sequence MCGVIVNRLLVLVDWFLVISYGTFKQLTIMKKRYLTFFLILSSLSVYSQQSALDYFNSGFLKYLTGDKMGAIGDYVKAIKLNPDYVIGHIDVNKLTMNVKGEDENNQDKNKVKKSSPDFAETYFSRGIEKGEDHKGAIHEFNKAISLKPNFTEAYYYKGYHEGSTGHHKKAIDDFSKAIALNPDLTDAYYNRGIAKIKLNDQKGAMKDINKAIALNPDFSETYFKRGISKDKSKDKRGAIIDYSRAIKLNPDFADAYFNRGIEKINMERHEYYKAAIYDFNKAISLKPDFPEAYYYRGVAKNKLKDNKGAVEDYSKAIELKSRYSDAYFNRAHTKDNLHDYKGSINDYNEVIKFNPDMAEAYYYRGVANGKIKDKKGALEDYNKAIKINIDFEKAYYHRGLLKMLSGEKENACVDWRRAGELGYKHAYVLIKEYCK, from the coding sequence ATGTGCGGGGTTATAGTTAATCGGTTATTGGTTTTGGTTGATTGGTTTTTAGTTATAAGTTATGGCACATTTAAACAATTGACAATTATGAAAAAAAGATATTTAACCTTTTTTTTAATTCTATCTTCTTTATCGGTCTATTCACAACAATCAGCCTTAGATTATTTCAACAGCGGCTTTTTAAAATACCTGACAGGAGATAAAATGGGAGCTATAGGGGATTATGTAAAAGCAATTAAATTGAATCCGGATTATGTAATTGGACATATTGATGTCAACAAGTTAACGATGAATGTGAAGGGAGAAGATGAAAACAACCAGGATAAAAATAAGGTGAAAAAGTCAAGCCCTGATTTTGCTGAGACTTATTTTTCCAGAGGTATTGAAAAGGGGGAAGACCACAAAGGAGCAATACATGAATTTAATAAAGCTATTTCTTTAAAGCCCAATTTTACCGAGGCTTATTATTACAAGGGATATCATGAAGGTAGTACCGGGCATCACAAAAAAGCAATTGATGACTTTAGTAAGGCAATAGCTTTAAACCCTGATTTGACAGATGCTTATTATAACAGGGGAATTGCTAAAATAAAATTGAACGATCAAAAAGGCGCCATGAAAGATATTAATAAGGCTATTGCTTTAAACCCTGATTTTTCCGAGACATATTTTAAAAGAGGTATTTCTAAAGATAAATCAAAAGATAAAAGAGGAGCGATAATAGATTACAGTAGAGCCATAAAATTAAATCCTGATTTTGCTGATGCTTATTTTAACAGAGGAATTGAAAAGATTAACATGGAACGGCATGAATATTACAAGGCAGCAATATACGATTTCAACAAAGCTATTTCATTAAAACCTGATTTTCCTGAAGCTTATTATTACAGGGGAGTAGCTAAAAATAAATTGAAGGATAACAAAGGTGCAGTAGAGGATTACAGTAAAGCCATAGAGTTAAAATCTCGTTACAGTGACGCTTATTTTAACAGAGCTCATACCAAAGACAATCTACATGATTACAAAGGATCAATAAACGATTACAATGAAGTGATCAAATTTAACCCTGATATGGCTGAGGCTTATTATTACAGAGGTGTTGCTAATGGAAAAATAAAAGATAAAAAAGGAGCATTGGAAGACTATAATAAGGCAATAAAAATAAATATTGATTTTGAAAAAGCTTATTATCACAGAGGGTTGTTGAAAATGTTATCAGGTGAAAAAGAAAATGCTTGTGTGGATTGGAGAAGGGCAGGGGAGTTGGGTTACAAGCATGCCTATGTGCTTATTAAAGAATATTGTAAGTAA